The Thiovulum sp. ES genomic sequence AAAAGACCATTTTCTAAATCTCTCATTTTGTTGAAAATAAGTTTTTGACTTGATTTCTCTATTTTTGAAAGTTCTTTAAAAGCATGGTCGGAAATAATAAGTTTAAACATCTAAACCTAATTTTTTTGCAATTTCTTGGAGTGAAAAGACTTCACTGTTTCCATTTTTGACATCATCGATTCTTTTGTCTGAAACCATTTCATCTAAAGTATCAAAGTATGAACCAACGGCTTTTTCAATAAGATAAGTCCTTGTTCTATCAAGCTCTTTTGCATAATTATCTAAATTGCTTAAAAGCTCTACTTCCATTCTAATATTTATTGCTTTTTTCAATAGTATCCTTTTGTAGATACTAAATTATACAAGACTTTATTTAAAAACACACTATAATTATGTAATAAATATTCTTAAAAGAGAAAAAATGACTTGTAATTTAGTTCAAATTGGAACATCAAAAGGTGTTCGGCTTCCTGCTTCTATTTTAAAAGCTTTGGAATATCCAGAAACTTTTTATCTGCTTTTTGAAAATAATCAAATAGTTTTACAGCCTCAAAAGAGTCGTAAAAATTGGGCAGAATCTTTTAAAGAAATGTCTGGAAATGGTGATGATAAATTGCTAATTGATGATAATATTGATTTGGATATTTTATGAATCAGTATGATATTGTTCTTGTAAATCTTGATCCGACCATTGGTGCTGAAATTAGACCTTGTTTAATTATTTCTCCAGACGAAATGAATAAATATATTTCGACAATTATTATTGCTCCGATGACTTCTAAAAGTCGCGACTATCCAACACGAATAAAGCTAAATGAAAAATCGTTTGTTGTTCTTGACCAAATCAAAACTATTGACAAAAGCCGAGTTATTAAAAAACTTGGTGAAATTGAGAAAGAAAAAATCAATGAAGTTAAAGAGATAATTAAAGTTATGCTTGTTGATTAAACTTTTCTTTTTTTAATAGTGAAATCTGCATTGTGCAACAATTACAAAATCATCAAAAATCTTATAAACCAACCTGTGTTCCGATGTGATTCTTCGGCTGTAATATCCAGAAAGATTCTCTTTTAATTTTTCTGGCTTTCCAATCCCATCACTATCTGATGGATTTCTTTTGATGTCTTCAATTAGTAAATTAACTCGTTTTAGAATTTTTTTGTCTGTTTTCTGCCAAAAAAGATAATCAGTCCAACCATTTTCAGAAAAAGCAACTTTCAATCCAAAAGCTCTCTCTCTTTAAAACTTCCATTTTCAATCTCTTCAACCGATTCCAAAAGCCTATCCCGATTATTTTTTGATGAAAGCAAATAGAGAGTCTCTTTTAATGAGTTATATTCCTCATAAGAAATAACAATTGCCTGTTTTTTGTTCTTTGTTGTGATTAAATACTCTTCACAATCATCAACAACACTGTTAATAATTCCTCTTAAATTGTTTCTTGCTTCTGAGTAAAATACTGATTGCAAATTTTTCCTTTTGTCAATATATTGTCAAATAATAGCATGAATATTTGTTAAGCTTTTAAAAAAGGTTTTTTTATGAAGAAAATGATTTTAATTTCTATTTTTACAGTTTCACTTTTTTCCGAGACTCTCTCAAATATCTCTTTTGAAAGTGGAAAAAATGGTGAAATCATTCCAAAAATATATTTACC encodes the following:
- a CDS encoding putative DNA-binding protein with an HTH domain (PFAM: Ribbon-helix-helix protein, copG family), translating into MKKAINIRMEVELLSNLDNYAKELDRTRTYLIEKAVGSYFDTLDEMVSDKRIDDVKNGNSEVFSLQEIAKKLGLDV
- a CDS encoding growth regulator; this encodes MTCNLVQIGTSKGVRLPASILKALEYPETFYLLFENNQIVLQPQKSRKNWAESFKEMSGNGDDKLLIDDNIDLDIL
- a CDS encoding growth inhibitor (PFAM: PemK-like protein); this encodes MNQYDIVLVNLDPTIGAEIRPCLIISPDEMNKYISTIIIAPMTSKSRDYPTRIKLNEKSFVVLDQIKTIDKSRVIKKLGEIEKEKINEVKEIIKVMLVD
- a CDS encoding toxin-antitoxin system, toxin component, Txe/YoeB family (PFAM: Plasmid encoded toxin Txe~TIGRFAM: toxin-antitoxin system, toxin component, Txe/YoeB family) → MKVAFSENGWTDYLFWQKTDKKILKRVNLLIEDIKRNPSDSDGIGKPEKLKENLSGYYSRRITSEHRLVYKIFDDFVIVAQCRFHY
- a CDS encoding prevent-host-death family protein (PFAM: Phd_YefM~TIGRFAM: prevent-host-death family protein) → MQSVFYSEARNNLRGIINSVVDDCEEYLITTKNKKQAIVISYEEYNSLKETLYLLSSKNNRDRLLESVEEIENGSFKERELLD